The Oceanidesulfovibrio indonesiensis genomic sequence GGAGAAGGCGCGGCGGAAGATGTCGTAAGGTGTATTGTTCTGGCTCTTTATATTAGCTGTGCAATGGCGGTAAGTGTATGGACGAGAATGATTTTTGACTTTGTTGTTAAGGCTCATCCTGGTAGCGTTATTGTCAGCAGGTAGTGCTATTGCTCTCTTTCAGTCCTTCGGGAAGAAATTGATAGAGTCAAAATTTAATAAAGAGCTTGAAGCATTCAAAGCACAGAGCCAAAAAGAATTAGAATTGTTTAAACCGCATAATATTTATGAGTTTAATGTTTTGACAACGCGCAAGGTAAAGTGGATAGAGAAAGAGCAGGATGTTCTTTAACGCTCGATCGCAGCGCATTACTATTCAGAATGTATATTTTATTCAGGTTTCAACAGTGTCCAATCCTTAACTCAGAATAGGAACCAGTCGCGCCAAAGCCTCGTTCACCAACTCCTCACTGGCGCGGCCTTTGACGACAAGGTTTCGCGCCTGCCAGTCCAGGCTCCGGGTCTGATCCACCAGGACCACTCCATAGCATCGTTCGCCCTCTGGAATGGGCACCTCGAAAGGATAGCCTTTTTGCTGCTTGGTGATGGGGGCTGCAAAAGCAAACCCCGTGATCTGGTTGAATTTCTGGGGCGACAAGACCAGGGCGAAGCGTTCTCCCTGTTGCTCGTGGCCGGCTTGGGGATTGAAGTCGAGGTGCACGAAGTCTCCGCGATCAGGAATGCTGGTCACAGAATTTCCCTGCCCTTGGGAGTTCCCCAGTCAACAGCGTCGTGCTTGTTTTCTTCCGTAACCTGATCGAGCAGCTCGTTCAGCGTATATTTCGGCGTCTTTTGCACTT encodes the following:
- a CDS encoding type II toxin-antitoxin system PemK/MazF family toxin; this translates as MTSIPDRGDFVHLDFNPQAGHEQQGERFALVLSPQKFNQITGFAFAAPITKQQKGYPFEVPIPEGERCYGVVLVDQTRSLDWQARNLVVKGRASEELVNEALARLVPILS